GAAATACCAGTTTGCCAGCAGTATTAGCGTTCACGGTACGTCGGTTATACCCTGTGAGAGAAACTCGGTGCTTTATACCTGGCGTCACCGCATTAAATTTTCCTAGTTCATCAGTCACCAGTTCTAGCGTGTCTTTGAGGTCTTCAATCTTACTTTTTTTACCGCCACTCCAGTCATCGTTCATTGATGCAGAGAAATCGACGACAAAGGTGATATCAACAATCTTGCTTTGAAACTTTCGAGCCTTTGAAGAACCAGTCACATCAAAGGTGTCACCAAATCCCACGATCACACCTTGCCCCGGAAACCACGATTGGTGCTGCGTTCGACCGGCAACTCGGTATTCAAAATAGCGAGCTCCACCTTGTTCAGCCTGCTGGGTACAATCTGCAATTTGATCGCACGATAGCTTATTAACCTCAACATCAAGCAAGGTATCCATATCGTAGAGGTAGTGATCGATATAAGACTGAGCCAACGAGTGGTTTTCACTGTCTTCTGCAGATACCGCCAATACTGCCGCTTCTGCTGCTTCTTCTAATCTCGCTTTTGTCTGTAAAGCACGTGCGCCATCAGAGCCCAACATAAACACACCAAATAACACGGGGATACATATCGCGAACAAGATCGCAGCATGGCCAGACTGTTTAGCCAAAGATAGACTCATGTTTACCTCCCAATCACGACAGAATCTGACATCACGTCGGTAAAGTCAGTACCAACCAGTTCACCAAACCAATTATTAGTTCGATAGCAGAGCGTTACACGATAAAGAGGCATCTGGTGCCCCCAAACACTCACCACAGACAGATGCTGTAATTCACTAATGGGCTTGGCAACACTGCAGCTTAGATCTCCACGACGTTCCCGAATGCTCGGTGAAGCTTGGCCAATCCCAGTAAAGCTTTGCTCTTCAACCAACAAGCCATAACGCGAAGCGTCATAATTACCAAAGGTACGTTGTAAGGAGTGACGAGCTATCGTGTCTATTTCATCAACCTGCTTAGAGGTTAAGAGCACACTAGAGTCATAAAGCTGCGTGCGTTCTTTGACAACATTCACCAGCGAATAGGACAAACGATCCAACTTACCTTTAACGGAAAGCTTGATGATCACGTCACCACTGAATACCAACAGCAAACTAAAAAAGAACCCTACAATGGCAAACTCGATACTGAATATGCCTTGCTGACACTTTCGCGAGTTAGACTTCAAACTTAGATCTTTCATACTCTTGAACCACGACCATTTCTCGGCTTAGTAATCCGTCTAGACCTAAGAAGTAACTAAAAATTGGGGTGAATGGATAGGTGAGTCGATAAATAGCCAACGACGAGTTCTGCTCATCACCACACTCTTTATAGGACTCACCCGGTGCTATCTGGCACTGATTGGTGACTTTCACCAACTCATCCACCGATGTGAGATAGTAAATGGTTACCTGAAAATCATCACCATCAATCACACTATTCCACATGCTGCCGTCTCTATGTAAAACTTGCTCTACCGTAGCCAAATAATCGTGTGAGCCTTTCTTGGCTTCACGGGCAACTTCCGATATAGCAAGATCGTTAATAGATGAAATGTAAGACATATAGCTCATCTCCACCCACGCCATACACATCAGCCAGAAGGCAAAGAAGCCCATAACAAACTCTATGCTAGCGACACCACGCTGCTTATTTTTCATATTGAATGCTCGACAGCGTATCTAAGCGGCTATCAGCACTCATAGGTTCGAACTTCTGCAGTGAACGATAGATCTTTTCTATTTGGTGCTGACTGTAGGTATCACTTAAGACCTGTTGTACAAACGCATAATGGCCTTGTTTAGCCATGCTAAGCGTCAGATTTGCCATAACCATTTCATCCGCTTGGTGACTCTTATACAACGGCATTAAACGCTTGGCCGCAGTAAGATAATCACCTTCAGCGATGTCCAGTACAGCAAGGTTATTGTTTACTGTGACACCGTCATAGAAGTGATCACGAGCGCGTTCAAAGTAGCGTCTCGCTAGCATCGTTTGAAAGCTGTAACCATAGTAGGTGCCGAGTAAATTCTCAGTGCGGCTATTACTCGGATCTAACTCCAATGCCAGTTTCGCTGCAGCGATTGCTGCTGGATATTGGCCCATATCACCGTATGCCTGCGCTTGGATTTGGTAAGCTTCAAGTGAGGCTTTCTCACTCTCTATAACAGGAGTTATGTAAAAAAGAGCGGATTCTGCATCGGCCAATTTTAAATAGCTACTCGCCAGTTTTTGCCTAATTTCGGCGATATCTTCACGTTGGAGCTGAACTTTATACAGAGCAACCAGTTTTGTGTGATTATTGGTTTGTTGGTAAATCGCTTCCTTCGATTCTTCTTGCTGCCAGTTATTAGCAGTTGAACTACATGCCATTAACCACAATGGCAGCATACATATCAGAAATTGTTTAAACACTTTGCATTAACCTCATCACCCCAGGAGCGGCGATAACGAATACGATCGGAATCAAGATGAAGACAATCAATGGTATCGACATCTTGGCGGCTAACTTCCCTATCTTTTCTTCCAGTTCTAGCATTTGTACTTCACGCACATCACTCGCCAATACAGTTAACATGCGATAAATCGACGAGCCGTGTTGAATGCTTTGAGTCAACGTCATCACAAAGCTACGCATTTCACTGCTTGGCACCTGTTGATAAAGCTCTTCAAGCGCCTCTTCCATCCCAACAACTCGAGCGCGATGATTGGTTTTATTCAGTAGATAAGCCAAGTCACGATCAAAGCCTTGCATCTCTTGTGCTAAATACTTCAGTGAAGCTTCAATCGTCATCCCGCTTTGCACACAGATCGCCGTTAGGTCGATCAAGTAAGGCAACTGACCCACTAATTTTTGATGTCGCCACTTAGTTCGCTGAGCGAGTACCATATCGGGCAGCGCAATAGAAACCATTGCCCAACCACATATCAGAGCGACAGCCTGATTAATAGCGACACCGGACCACCAGCACACACCAATGACCACCACTTCACCTATCGCAAGAACCAGATATTTGAGTGGCATATACATGGAGCTATAGCGTGTTTGATAAATACCCGCACCAATAAAGCGCTGCTGCATCTGTTGGTCGGACGCATTAACCAATTGTGTCAGCGGACATAAGAGGCTATCGATTTGTAACTGTCGTTGACTGCGTTGTTGAGTCATCGATTTAAACTGGCTAGCGATACTAGCCAGCTTTTGCTGCGCGATGTACTGCGTGATTAACCAATAACAGAGCAACAACACACCAAATGACAGGCAAGTCCAAATCAACAATGACTGCAACTGAGGCTCGATTAAAATCGAAATAATATTGGCCATTACCTCACCCTCTTCATCAACATCCAAATGATCGCTAAACCAATACTTTCGCTGATCAACAGGTAATATAGAACCGGGCGACCTTCGTCGGTAAACATCAAGAAATCAAAATTCTCAGGGCTCAGTATTGGCAGCATTGAGATAAAGACAAACGGCGTTGCACTGACTATCTTTGCTGAAATACGCGCCTCTGAAGTCATCGCAAACTTCTTTCTTTCCATCGCTCTAGCTTCGAACATCTGACGGTTCAGACGCGACATGACCTCTTTCAATTGCCCACCACGCTGCATGTTGGCACGTAGGGTAATCACAAAGAAATGAAATGACGGATAAGGAAATCGCTGGCAAGACTTACGAAAAACATCGTCCAGCGGCTCACCTAGCTTCAAGCGTTCTGCCATTCTTTTAAACTCTTTGCCAACCTCACCAGGAAGCTTGTTGCCGACAAAACCAATTCCTCGACCAATACTCTCTCCGGCAGATAGAGAGCTAGCCAACATGTTCAATGCATCAGGAAAGCTCTCTTCAAATTGCTTACGGTCACGCTGTTTTAACCACAAGAAGCCCCATACCCAAGTTACAACCAATGCGCTACCAAGGACTAGCCAAGCTGGGAAACCGAATAGGTAGCGGTTCACTGCACCAGCTAAAACACTCACACAGCCACTAAATAAAACCACCTTTACACCAGCAAAAGAGCCCAACTGTCGCTTAACTTGATGAAAAAGGCTTGCTATCGAAGACCAACCTAAGCCATTGGATATCTGACTAAGTTGAATCGCTTGGCGAGGGGCTGTTGACGCTGTTTTTGTCTTATCATTTGATGGAAAATAATCATCAATTGAGTGACTCTTATTAGAAAAAATTACAACCAGCAGCAGGACAACGCCCCAAAACATTAATAGCCAATACACACTGCTACCCCACTAATTCGATCGCATGAATCAACTGCTGTAGTTGTTGTTCACACCCAAAAAAGTGCGCTTTTTTAAAGAGTACCGAGCGGCTCATGACCCCTGAAGTGACATAGCGTCCCGACAACTTTCCATCACTCAACGCACCCTCGATTTGGAAGGTAAATAGTTCTTCAAGAACCACGCTCTCTCCCTCAAGGCCTACAACTTCGGAGATACTGATAATTTTTCTTGAGCCATCATGCAATCGAGTAACTTGCACGATGATATCGACTGCACTCACCACAGAGCGACGAATCGCATCGATAGGCAAATTGTTGGTCGCCATCATTACCATCGCCTCAACACGTGATATTGCGTCTCGAGGACTATTGGCATGCAATGTCGACATCGAACCATCGTGTCCCGTATTCATCGCTTGCAGCATCTCAAAAGCTTCCGGGCCACGGCACTCACCAACAATGATGCGATCAGGACGCATACGCAGTGAGTTAATCACCAAATCTCGAGAAGTGATGGCACCAGTGCCTTCGGTTCCTGCAAGTCGAGTTTCCATTCGAGCAACATGAGGCTGCTGTAATCTTAGTTCTGCGGTATCTTCAATCGTGACAATTCGCTCAACCTCAGAGACGTGCTGTGACAACGCATTGAGCAAGGTTGTTTTACCAGAACCCGTACCGCCAGAGATTAAGATATTCAAGCGACAACGAGCAGCCAATGCCAATAGTTGCGCCATCTCTTCACTAAGCGCTCCTAGCTCCGTTAACTTGTCCAAGTTAATCACTTGATGGCGAAACTTACGAATAGAAATCAAGGTTCCATCAAGAGCAATCGGCGCGATCACGATATTAACGCGACTGCCATCTTCCAAGCGGGCATCACATGTTGGTGAAGACTCATCAATACGACGCCCTACTCGACTTGCAATGCGCTTAGCAATCTCGATTAACTGTTGTTCATCAATAAACTGCACCTGTGCACGCTCTACCAAACCATTACGTTCAATAAAGACCTGTTGATGGCCATTGATCATAATATCGCTGATGCTGTCGTCATCCATCAGCACTTGAAGTGGCCCTAAACCAACGAGCTCATTGATTAAACTGGTGACATACTCTTGCTTAGCCAATGTTGAAACAGGAAGCTGTTCACGATTAACCAACACCTCAATCGCGTGGCTCAGCTGCTTCTCTAACTCTTGAGTGGATAAAGACTCAATGGCACTCGCATCCAAAGCTTCAAATATTTGCTGACGAAGTTGAAGATAGACTTGTTTTGACTGTTGCATGCGAACTACCTCTTAAGCCAAGAGAGCCATGACGTTTTGCTTTTCTGGACGACTTGCTCACCAAGAAGTATCGCCACCAACTGCGTTAACCCCAATTGCATCTCAGATCGAGTTTCAGTGATCAATTCGCCCTGAAGAAGGTATTGATTGGCCTTGTGATCGAACTCAACGTGGCAATTAGCGGCTTGTCCAAAGTGCTTCACAACATCGGCTTTTGATACCGAGGCGGCATTACTCGGACGAGTGTGATTCATTACCGTCACTATGGTCATTGTTGGCAATTCAGCTTGTACACTGCCAACAATTCGATTGAGCTCTCTCAACGATGAAACGGTAGCATCAAATACCAAAACTAATGAATCAACATCAGCCAGTGCTCGAGACAACTCTTGTTGGGTCAGCGCACTGTGCGAATAGTCTTCAATGATGAATGAACTGTTCTGCTCTACTTGCTTAGTCAGTGCTTGAGTGTATTCATGCAATTCGCCACGACTGAAGTCTTGGGACTCGACCGCCAAAATAGAAAGATTGTTCTCTAAGCTCTGCACCAAATTCGAAGCCAAAGCCGTATCAACCGCAGAAACTAACGTCCCTTTTTGTACGTTACGCTTTTGGAATTTTTTCAAACCGAGCATTACGTCTAGGTTGCTGCCGGTATAGGTGTGGTCAACCAACAAAGTTGGTAGTGAGTGCTGCTTGGCTAAACAACGAGAAACTTCACTCGCAATCAATGAGGTGCCCACTCCGCCTTTCACCCCAACAAAAGCAATTTGCTTAGCCTTACGGTTTCGAGCCACACCTTGACGCTGCATATGATTGTGCAAAACACTTCGGTAAAAATCGGTCACCTCGACTTCGCTGGCAGGCCAAAATAGATAGTAGAAACCTAAGTCCTTTAAAGCACGGATAGTGGTGATCGAATCTTCACTACCAATAACCACAACCGACAAGTGTGTCGGAAGTTGTAAGGCGATCTGCTGAGCATCTCGAACCACATTGTCGCTATCGTTGAGATCAATCATCACCACTTTTAAATTCACGAATTCAGCCAGCTTTAAAGCACTTGCCGGTTGGTTTTCAAAAGCGACAGGCTCAGGCAGGCCTTCAAAACGAAAGGCTTTGTATAAATGAGCTCGGCAATCTTCACTCTGAAAAAGCACGGCACAATGGTTATCTACTTGAGGAGTTTGCTCATCCTTAGCACTCAACTTATCGACTAAATTAAACATATTCGTAAACCTAAAACTTGTTGAAGGAGCTGTAGTAAACGGAGTTACAGTGACTTTTCAGGGTTAACCATTGATTGCCAGCGGTTACCGTCGGTATAGCAACCAAGTTTGCTATACCCATAATGCCCGACCTTTTGTTGCTGACAGACCTCTAGACGAACCTGCATATCCGTTGCAATCACAGACACGCTAAAACGATTTGATGTGTTGTTAACTTGATGCTCCACCTGCGACTGAGCAATATGGTTATTGGCAAGTACCTCATCCAGCACTGACACTAGCGGCTGAGGTGATGAGCCATTCACGATAATTTGCCACTGAGCAGTACTGCCCTCTAATTGATAACGCTGAATAAAGGCTTCAAAGCGCTGCTCAACTACAGTGTGATCCTGACTCTGTGCATTAAATTGATAGTGAATCGGCACCACTTCGATAGAGGTACCTTCAGGTTCAACGACATGGTCAGCGCATCCGGTGATGCCAAAGGCACATAACATTCCTAGTAAATAACGTTTCACTGTTTAAAGCCTCCGGCAGATAAAATTTCGCTCGCCCAACGCTGTTCGGCTTTGTCATATTCACTGTCTAGCGCTAAGAAGCGCTTCAAAGTACCCGTTTTTTCCATTATCGGCAGTTGGATCTGATTCGCTTTAACGGGTTGAACTAAGTTGACCGTCGCCACTATCACGAGCTCGGTCTTATTACGTTCCGTTCCTGTGTGTCGGAATAACGCACCAAGAATCGGGATATCGCCAATAAACGGGATTCGAGTCAGCGATTCGCGCTCTTCACTATTCAGCAAACCACCCAGTACAAAACTTTGCCCATCCCCCAGCTCAACCGTCGTTTGTGCGCGTCGAGTCTTTAGAGCCGGTAAATCGTAGAGTTCGTTACTGTATTGAGCATCTAAAGAGCTCACCTCAGGGGTCAGTGCTAGCTTAATTTTGTCGTCTCTTAGCACCTTCGCCATCAACTCCAATCGAACACCAAACTCTTTATAGTCCACATTGGTGCCACCATCATTACTGGTCACGACCGGTAACTCTCCACCGACAAGAAAGCTCGCTTTCTCACCAGAGATCACCGATAGATTAGGCTCCGCTAGAATCTGACCAACCTGATCCGATCCCACCGCAGAAATCACAGAGACAATATCGCTAGCACTAAAATGGGTAAGCTGATCAACAAACATTCCTGCGTTACCAGCAGTGCCCACTTTGATGCCGAAATCTTGGATAAAAGAGTGAGATACTTCGGCGATAGTCAGCTTTACATTGACCTGCTTGGTAGCGTTCACTTCAATGTTATTCACCACCCCTCGATAGCGACGCTTGGTCATAAACTCAATGCTTAAGTCATCAACTGGCGCTTCGTTTTCAGAAGAGAAGTTCTGTTCAACCTCTTCCTTTCCCAATAATTCACCGACCATCTGGTAAATATTGTCTTTCTCTAGTTCGGAAGATACAGGGCCACTCAAGATGATGTTTTCACCAATGCCATAAACAGTCACTTTGGCTTGTGGATACTGAATTTTTATCTGCTGTTCGACATCGGTATAGCTGCGATTCACGACCAGTTGTTGATTCACCAGTTCGTTGCCTTGTTGATCAAAGGCGATGAAAGTCGTGGTTCCTAGATGGCGGCCAAACACCACAATTTTGTGTTCGTCTATCACCTGATAGTCCGCGACCTTTTGGTCAGAAATGAAGACAGAAGCCACATCACCGGAAACATTCACGGTTGTAGCCTGCCCCTCAGCAAGGTTGATTAGGCTAGCCGCTACTGCTAGCGGCGATAGCAGCCACAGCCCAGCAAAGGCTAATATTCGTTTAGTCATCATGATTGCCCTACTTAAACCGATATTCGCGTATCTCGTCACGTTGACCAGATAAACTGATCACATCACTTGAGTCAGCTTCCAGATCGTCCGAAAATTCTTTACCAATTGACTTATGCACTTCAATCTCTGCAATGCGCTTAGCAATCGTCAATTGAGCAACCTGCCTATTGGTAACTTGCAGTACCAAGGTCACCTCGGTCACTTTTTCACTGCTTAAAGTACTCACCGAACGCTGTCGACTGACCATATCCAAAACAGGAACCTGAGCGAGCAACGGGGCCATAGTCAGGTGTTGAATGTCATCGACTCTCTTATCATTGGCCAAGTTTTGCTTAGGTGCCGACAACACTGAAATATCGACCAAGTCGCCAACACTGATCGTGCCACCAACGACATCCTCTCCCGGAACCGTCACGTTAAAAGGCACAAACCCTGGCTCAATCACTGTATTCAAGTAATCGGCTTGACCTGGGGAGGTCAATAACTCAGGTGTCACAATGCCACCTTGTTGCAAGGCCTGTTTGGCAAACAAACTTTGCTGCCAATTAAAACGAGTATCTTCAGTTAAGCCGTGTGAACCAGCTTGTTGACGCGTAAAGTAAACGGCTTCAACGTCGCGACGGACAAGCTTGTCACCCTGAGCGACGTCCCGCTTCAATTGCCAAGCAAGTATCTTCGTTTCTACTTGATTTACTGACTGCGCAGGAATTTCTTTCGTAGCAGGCGTTTGTGTCACGCCATAAAGCCCAATAGATATAGCAACAACTGCTAGACCAAGAATGATTTTTGAATTCATTGTTTAACCTATAATGATGCAGCTATAGCTAATAAGCTTGCCAAACAGATTGGTACTGCATAGGGGACGCCACGCTGTGTCCATCGAATATCGGCAGTCATTCGTCCTAACCACCACTGACTAATTGCTAATACACCACCTAAAAAGCCAATAAGCAGCAGCGTAACGGCTATAAACTTAGAGTCGATCGCTAAGCTCAGTACCGCGAATAGTTTGCTGTCGCCTGCCGCGAGTATATTCATCTGAAATAACACACCACCAGCAAGTAGCACGGCAATCGGATGTATTAGGTGTTGAGCCTCACTGTGAAACTCCAGTCGCGATAAGGTCCATAACGCCATGCACAACACCAAGCGGTTGCTGATCTCTCGGTATCGACAATCCGTATAACAGGCGTAGATTGCCATGGCGGCTAAAATAATTAGCCACCATAAGTTTTCCACTAAAAGCCTTCAGAGCCAGCAGTAGAAAGTTCAACTGTATTTGCATCTGTAATGTTTTGAGAAATAGCAGCAACAGCATCGTTCAGAGCTGCTGTTAAACCGTCACCAAATACAGCAAGCACGATTGCAGACATGCACACACCAAGAATTGCGTATTCAATCGCAGTAACACCACGTTGGTCGTTTTTAAATGCCGCAGTAAACAATTGAGCTTTAACAAATAATTGAGTAATCATTACTTTCTCCAAAAAAGATAAATAGGTTGTTTTGTCTTCGGGAGAGAGAATATTCATTGCGCTATTTTTGAGCAATAAAAGAGTGACCAACTTCACGTTGTTCTGGCGTTTACTGTCGTTCTATTCAGTTTGGGTTCAGTTTGAGGGTGTTAAATCGTGATATTTAGCCTAGGTAACAAGAAAAGTTTTTTCCGTGTTAGAGCATTTGGCGCTATGCGTCGCAAAAACATTGCGGTATGTTCAAGGAATACACTGATGGCAGACATAAGGTCTGCCTTAATGACACGTAACAAGCAATCACAATGAATTAGGTAAAATAAGTAATGCAGTTCTCTAAGTTTGGTGAAAAGTTTAATCGTTACTCTGGAATCACTCGTTTAATGGATGATTTGAATGATGGCCTGCGCACTCCTGGCGCAATCATGCTTGGTGGTGGCAACCCAGCCGCTATCCCTGCCATGCTCGATTACTTTAACCAAGCCAGTGCCGACATGCTCGCCAGTGGAGAACTCATCGCCGCCCTCGCCAACTACGATGGCCCACAGGGCAAAGACAGCTTCATTAAGTCATTAGCTGCAATGCTAAAAGAGACCTATGGCTGGGACATCAGCGAGAAGAACATCAGCCTGACTAACGGCAGCCAAAGTGGTTTCTTCTACCTATTCAACCTGCTAGCTGGTCAACAACCTGACGGCTCACACAAGAAAATCTTGCTGCCGATCGCTCCTGAATACATCGGCTACGGTGACGCAGGGATTGATGACGACATCTTTATCTCTTACCACCCGGAGATCGAGCTGCTAGAAAACCGACAGTTCAAATACCACGTCGATTTCGAACAGCTAAAAGTCGATGACTCAGTAGCTGCTATCTGTGCGTCTCGCCCAACCAACCCAACCGGTAACGTACTGACCGACGAAGAAGTACGTAAACTGGATAAGCTGGCGCGTGAGAACAACATCCCACTGCTGATCGATAACGCCTACGGCCTGCCATTTCCAAACATCATCTTTGAAGACGTTGAACCGTTCTGGAATGAAAATACAATTCTGTGCATGAGCCTATCTAAGCTTGGTTTGCCAGGCGTACGCTGCGGTATCGTGATTGCGAGCGAAGAGGTTACCCAAGCGCTAACTAACATGAATGGCATCATCAGCTTAGCACCAAGCAGTGTTGGGCCTGCAATCGCCAACCACATGATTGAGAACGGTGACCTGCTGCGCTTAAGCAGCGAAGTGATTAAACCTTTCTATAAAGAGAAGTCTTTGCGCGCGGTTGAGCTGCTACAACAAGCGATCGATGACCCACGTTTCCGTATTCACAAACCTGAAGGCGCTATCTTCTTAT
This region of Vibrio sp. BS-M-Sm-2 genomic DNA includes:
- a CDS encoding valine--pyruvate transaminase, with protein sequence MQFSKFGEKFNRYSGITRLMDDLNDGLRTPGAIMLGGGNPAAIPAMLDYFNQASADMLASGELIAALANYDGPQGKDSFIKSLAAMLKETYGWDISEKNISLTNGSQSGFFYLFNLLAGQQPDGSHKKILLPIAPEYIGYGDAGIDDDIFISYHPEIELLENRQFKYHVDFEQLKVDDSVAAICASRPTNPTGNVLTDEEVRKLDKLARENNIPLLIDNAYGLPFPNIIFEDVEPFWNENTILCMSLSKLGLPGVRCGIVIASEEVTQALTNMNGIISLAPSSVGPAIANHMIENGDLLRLSSEVIKPFYKEKSLRAVELLQQAIDDPRFRIHKPEGAIFLWLWFDELPITTMELYDRLKARGVLIVPGEYFFIGQEDEWDHAHQCLRMNYVQDDEAMQKGIAIIAEEVKKAYSESK